In one Solanum dulcamara chromosome 1, daSolDulc1.2, whole genome shotgun sequence genomic region, the following are encoded:
- the LOC129898269 gene encoding homeobox-leucine zipper protein ATHB-6-like isoform X2 — protein MKRLGSSDSLGALMSLCPSTTDDQNHGNSHVYSTRDFQSMLELGLDEEGCVEESGQKKRRLSVEQVKALEKNFEVENKLEPERKVKLAQELGLQPRQVAVWFQNRRARWKTKQLERDYNVLKANFDSLKHNYESLKHDNEALIKEIRELKSKVCGGENGESRGAVVAVKEEAMESENDDKMNEQNKPNDLLEEEEEDQDDDVEMNATIASTIFADFNKDGSSDSDNSSAILNEDNSPNAAAISSSETSPKSILGDAQKANCYNYQPPPPPPTQYVKMEEHNFFNGEESCSTLFSDEQAPTLQWYCPEDWNFKDS, from the exons ATGAAAAGACTTGGTAGCTCTGATTCTTTGGGTGCCTTGATGTCCTTGTGTCCAAGTACTACAG ATGACCAGAACCATGGGAACAGCCATGTGTATTCAACAAGGGACTTTCAGTCTATGTTAGAATTAGGCTTAGATGAAGAAGGATGTGTGGAAGAATCTGGCCAGAAGAAAAGGAGACTAAGTGTTGAACAAGTGAAAGCTTTGGAGAAGAATTTTGAAGTTGAGAACAAACTTGAACCAGAAAGGAAAGTGAAATTGGCTCAAGAACTTGGGTTGCAGCCTAGACAAGTAGCTGTTTGGTTCCAAAACAGACGTGCTCGTTGGAAAACAAAGCAACTTGAAAGAGATTACAATGTTCTTAAAGCCAATTTTGATTCACTCAAACACAACTATGAATCTCTCAAACATGACAATGAAGCTCTCATCAAAGAG ATTCGTGAGCTGAAATCAAAGGTGTGTGGTGGTGAGAATGGAGAAAGCAGAGGAGCTGTTGTTGCAGTGAAAGAGGAAGCTATGGAGTCTGAAAATGATGACAAAATGAATGAACAAAACAAGCCAAATGAtcttcttgaagaagaagaagaagatcaagatgATGATGTAGAGATGAATGCCACTATTGCATCCACCATTTTTGCTGATTTTAACAAAGATGGTTCCTCAGATAGTGACAACTCAAGTGCAATCTTGAATGAAGATAACAGTCCAAATGCTGCTGCAATTTCTTCATCTG AAACAAGTCCAAAATCAATTCTTGGAGATGCCCAGAAAGCTAATTGTTATAATTATCAACCGCCGCCACCACCACCAACACAATATGTGAAGATGGAGGAGCATAATTTCTTCAATGGTGAAGAATCTTGCAGTACTCTTTTCTCAGATGAACAAGCTCCTACACTTCAATGGTACTGCCCTGAAGATTGGAACTTTAAAGACTCTTAA
- the LOC129898269 gene encoding homeobox-leucine zipper protein ATHB-6-like isoform X1, whose translation MKRLGSSDSLGALMSLCPSTTDDQNHGNSHVYSTRDFQSMLELGLDEEGCVEESGQKKRRLSVEQVKALEKNFEVENKLEPERKVKLAQELGLQPRQVAVWFQNRRARWKTKQLERDYNVLKANFDSLKHNYESLKHDNEALIKEIRELKSKVCGGENGESRGAVVAVKEEAMESENDDKMNEQNKPNDLLEEEEEDQDDDVEMNATIASTIFADFNKDGSSDSDNSSAILNEDNSPNAAAISSSGAFLISNDGGVGCSSSNSLNFCFKFTETSPKSILGDAQKANCYNYQPPPPPPTQYVKMEEHNFFNGEESCSTLFSDEQAPTLQWYCPEDWNFKDS comes from the exons ATGAAAAGACTTGGTAGCTCTGATTCTTTGGGTGCCTTGATGTCCTTGTGTCCAAGTACTACAG ATGACCAGAACCATGGGAACAGCCATGTGTATTCAACAAGGGACTTTCAGTCTATGTTAGAATTAGGCTTAGATGAAGAAGGATGTGTGGAAGAATCTGGCCAGAAGAAAAGGAGACTAAGTGTTGAACAAGTGAAAGCTTTGGAGAAGAATTTTGAAGTTGAGAACAAACTTGAACCAGAAAGGAAAGTGAAATTGGCTCAAGAACTTGGGTTGCAGCCTAGACAAGTAGCTGTTTGGTTCCAAAACAGACGTGCTCGTTGGAAAACAAAGCAACTTGAAAGAGATTACAATGTTCTTAAAGCCAATTTTGATTCACTCAAACACAACTATGAATCTCTCAAACATGACAATGAAGCTCTCATCAAAGAG ATTCGTGAGCTGAAATCAAAGGTGTGTGGTGGTGAGAATGGAGAAAGCAGAGGAGCTGTTGTTGCAGTGAAAGAGGAAGCTATGGAGTCTGAAAATGATGACAAAATGAATGAACAAAACAAGCCAAATGAtcttcttgaagaagaagaagaagatcaagatgATGATGTAGAGATGAATGCCACTATTGCATCCACCATTTTTGCTGATTTTAACAAAGATGGTTCCTCAGATAGTGACAACTCAAGTGCAATCTTGAATGAAGATAACAGTCCAAATGCTGCTGCAATTTCTTCATCTGGTGCTTTCTTGATTTCTAATGATGGTGGGGTTGGTTGTTCATCTTCAAATTCATTGAATTTCTGTTTCAAATTCACAGAAACAAGTCCAAAATCAATTCTTGGAGATGCCCAGAAAGCTAATTGTTATAATTATCAACCGCCGCCACCACCACCAACACAATATGTGAAGATGGAGGAGCATAATTTCTTCAATGGTGAAGAATCTTGCAGTACTCTTTTCTCAGATGAACAAGCTCCTACACTTCAATGGTACTGCCCTGAAGATTGGAACTTTAAAGACTCTTAA